A genomic segment from Pseudomonas sp. S09G 359 encodes:
- a CDS encoding fumarylacetoacetate hydrolase family protein encodes MSYQHKYVDGTNIHFPLGKVVCIGRNYAEHAKELDNPVPTEPLLFIKPGSCVVALEGGFAIPTERGSVHYEAEIAVLIGKPLSNKPSREEVLDAISGFAPALDLTLRDKQAELKAKGLPWEIAKSFDGAAVIAPFVVGSTFPDVTDIGIRLSINGEVRQDGNSAQMLNPIIPMIQHMAGCFSLQAGDVILTGTPAGVGPLNVGDELVLELTGVNRFESSVR; translated from the coding sequence ATGAGCTACCAGCATAAGTATGTCGACGGCACCAACATCCACTTCCCGTTGGGCAAAGTGGTGTGTATCGGCCGCAACTACGCCGAACATGCCAAGGAACTGGACAATCCGGTACCCACCGAGCCGCTGCTGTTCATCAAGCCGGGCAGTTGCGTGGTGGCGCTGGAAGGTGGTTTTGCTATTCCGACCGAGCGCGGTTCGGTGCATTACGAGGCGGAAATCGCGGTATTGATCGGCAAGCCGCTGTCGAACAAGCCCAGCCGCGAGGAAGTGCTGGACGCCATCTCCGGCTTCGCCCCGGCCTTGGACCTGACCCTGCGCGACAAACAGGCCGAGCTGAAAGCCAAGGGCCTGCCGTGGGAAATCGCCAAGTCCTTCGACGGCGCCGCAGTGATCGCGCCGTTTGTGGTCGGCAGCACTTTCCCGGACGTCACCGATATCGGCATTCGCCTGAGCATCAATGGCGAAGTGCGCCAGGATGGCAACAGCGCGCAAATGCTCAACCCGATCATCCCGATGATCCAGCACATGGCCGGCTGCTTCTCGCTGCAGGCCGGCGACGTGATCCTCACCGGCACCCCGGCCGGCGTGGGCCCGTTGAATGTAGGCGATGAGCTGGTATTGGAGCTGACCGGCGTGAACCGCTTCGAAAGCAGCGTTCGCTGA
- a CDS encoding FAD-binding oxidoreductase, giving the protein MNHPALIDELKTLVEPGKVLTDADSLEAYGKDWTKHFAPAPTAIVFPKTTEQVQAIVRWANAHKVALVPSGGRTGLSAAAVAANGEVVVSFDYMNQILDVNLTDRTAVCQPGVVTKQLQNVAEEKGLYYPVDFASSGSSQIGGNIGTNAGGIKVIRYGMTRNWVAGMKVVTGKGDVLELNRDLIKNATGYDMRQLFIGAEGTLGFVVEATMRLDRAPKNLTAMVLGTTDFDSIMPVLHAFQSKLDLTAFEFFSDKALAKVMGRGDVPAPFETECPFYALLEFEATTEEVANHALETFEHCVEQGWVLDGVMSQSETQLHNLWKLREYISETISHWTPYKNDISVTVSKVPAFLKEIDAIVGEHYPDFEIVWFGHIGDGNLHLNILKPENLSKDEFFAKCATVNKWVFETVEKYNGSISAEHGVGMTKRDYLTYSRSPVEIEYMKAVKAVFDPNGIMNPGKIFAV; this is encoded by the coding sequence ATGAACCATCCTGCCCTGATTGATGAGCTAAAGACCCTGGTTGAGCCCGGCAAAGTGCTGACCGATGCCGACTCCCTGGAGGCTTACGGCAAGGATTGGACCAAGCATTTCGCACCCGCGCCGACCGCCATCGTGTTCCCCAAGACCACCGAGCAGGTGCAGGCCATTGTCCGTTGGGCCAATGCACACAAGGTGGCGCTGGTGCCATCCGGTGGTCGCACCGGCCTGTCGGCTGCTGCCGTTGCCGCCAATGGCGAAGTGGTGGTGTCGTTCGACTATATGAACCAGATTCTCGACGTGAACCTCACCGACCGCACCGCCGTGTGCCAGCCGGGGGTGGTCACCAAGCAATTGCAGAACGTCGCCGAAGAAAAAGGCCTGTACTACCCGGTGGACTTCGCTTCGTCCGGTTCGAGCCAGATTGGCGGCAATATCGGCACCAATGCCGGCGGGATCAAGGTTATTCGCTACGGCATGACGCGTAACTGGGTAGCGGGCATGAAAGTCGTCACCGGCAAGGGCGATGTGCTGGAACTGAACCGCGACCTGATCAAGAACGCCACCGGCTACGACATGCGCCAGCTGTTCATCGGCGCCGAAGGCACCCTGGGCTTTGTGGTGGAAGCCACCATGCGTCTGGACCGGGCGCCGAAGAACCTCACCGCGATGGTGCTCGGTACCACCGATTTCGACTCGATCATGCCGGTGCTGCACGCCTTCCAGAGCAAGCTGGACCTGACGGCCTTCGAGTTTTTCTCCGACAAGGCCCTGGCCAAAGTCATGGGGCGCGGTGATGTGCCGGCGCCGTTCGAAACCGAGTGCCCGTTCTACGCGCTGCTGGAGTTCGAAGCCACCACTGAAGAAGTCGCCAACCACGCCCTGGAAACCTTCGAGCACTGCGTCGAGCAGGGCTGGGTGCTGGACGGCGTGATGAGCCAGAGCGAAACCCAGCTGCACAACCTGTGGAAACTGCGCGAGTACATTTCCGAAACCATCTCCCATTGGACGCCCTACAAGAACGATATTTCGGTAACTGTCTCCAAAGTGCCGGCGTTCTTGAAGGAAATTGATGCGATCGTCGGCGAACATTACCCGGACTTCGAAATTGTCTGGTTCGGTCACATCGGCGACGGCAACTTGCACCTGAACATTCTCAAGCCGGAAAACCTGAGCAAGGACGAGTTCTTCGCCAAATGCGCCACCGTGAACAAGTGGGTGTTTGAAACCGTCGAGAAGTACAACGGTTCGATCTCTGCCGAACACGGCGTGGGCATGACCAAGCGCGACTACCTGACCTACAGCCGCTCACCGGTTGAAATCGAATACATGAAGGCCGTGAAAGCGGTGTTCGACCCGAACGGGATCATGAATCCTGGCAAGATCTTCGCTGTTTAA
- the serA gene encoding phosphoglycerate dehydrogenase, which yields MSKTSLDKSKIKFLLLEGVHPSAVDVLKAAGYTSIEYITSSLPEAQLKEKIADAHFIGIRSRTQLTEEIFDHAKKLVAVGCFCIGTNQVDLNAARERGIAVFNAPYSNTRSVAELVLAEAILLLRGIPEKNASCHRGGWIKSAANSFEIRGKKLGIIGYGSIGTQLSVLAEGLGMQVFFYDTLTKLPLGNATQVGSLNELLGMSDIVTLHVPETAETQWMMGEKEIRAIKKGGILINAARGTVVELDALADAIKDKHLIGAAIDVFPVEPRSNDDIFESPLRGLDNVILTPHIGGSTAEAQANIGLEVAEKLVKYSDNGTSVSSVNFPEVALPAHPGKHRLLHIHQNIPGVMMEINKVFAENGINISGQFLQTNEKVGYVVIDVDAEYSDLAQEKLQHINGTIRSRVLF from the coding sequence ATGAGCAAGACTTCTCTCGATAAGAGCAAGATCAAGTTCCTTCTTCTGGAAGGCGTCCACCCATCGGCTGTCGACGTTCTGAAGGCCGCCGGGTACACCAGCATTGAGTACATCACCAGTTCTCTGCCGGAAGCCCAGCTCAAGGAAAAGATCGCCGACGCGCACTTCATCGGCATTCGCTCCCGCACTCAGCTGACCGAAGAAATCTTCGATCACGCCAAGAAACTCGTGGCTGTCGGCTGTTTCTGCATCGGCACCAACCAGGTCGACCTCAACGCAGCGCGCGAGCGCGGCATCGCGGTGTTCAACGCACCGTACTCCAATACCCGTTCCGTTGCGGAGCTGGTGCTGGCCGAGGCCATCCTGCTGTTGCGCGGCATCCCTGAGAAGAACGCTTCCTGCCACCGTGGCGGCTGGATCAAAAGCGCGGCCAACTCCTTCGAAATCCGTGGCAAGAAGCTGGGTATCATCGGTTACGGCTCGATCGGTACTCAGCTGTCGGTCCTGGCTGAAGGCCTCGGCATGCAGGTGTTCTTCTACGACACCCTGACCAAGCTGCCATTGGGCAACGCCACGCAAGTGGGCAGCCTCAACGAGCTGCTGGGCATGTCCGACATCGTGACCCTGCACGTACCGGAAACCGCTGAGACCCAGTGGATGATGGGCGAGAAGGAAATCCGCGCGATCAAGAAAGGCGGGATCCTGATCAACGCCGCACGCGGCACCGTGGTCGAGCTGGACGCCCTGGCCGACGCGATCAAGGACAAGCACCTGATCGGCGCCGCCATCGACGTGTTCCCGGTGGAGCCACGCTCCAACGATGACATCTTCGAAAGCCCGCTGCGTGGCCTGGACAACGTGATCCTGACCCCGCACATCGGTGGTTCCACTGCCGAAGCACAGGCCAACATCGGCCTGGAAGTGGCAGAGAAGCTGGTCAAGTACAGCGACAACGGTACGTCGGTGTCCTCGGTCAACTTCCCGGAAGTGGCCCTGCCGGCTCACCCTGGCAAGCACCGCCTGCTGCACATCCACCAGAACATCCCTGGCGTGATGATGGAGATCAACAAGGTCTTCGCGGAAAACGGCATCAACATCTCCGGTCAGTTCCTGCAGACCAACGAGAAAGTCGGCTACGTGGTCATCGACGTGGACGCCGAGTACTCGGACCTGGCGCAAGAGAAGCTGCAGCACATCAACGGCACTATCCGTAGCCGCGTGTTGTTCTAA
- a CDS encoding DUF4399 domain-containing protein: protein MKAFMSRATIASLLLGASMLATAADGIPRSAPPEDAKVFIVSPKDGATVDKTFTVKFGMEGLKLAPATEQAPGTGHHHLLVDQKELPDASLPIPATDTVIHYGKAQTETELTLTPGKHTLQLVAGDKLHMQFNPTVASKVITVNVK, encoded by the coding sequence ATGAAAGCCTTTATGTCCCGTGCAACGATCGCCAGCTTGTTGCTGGGTGCTTCCATGTTGGCCACCGCTGCTGATGGCATCCCGCGCAGCGCGCCCCCTGAAGACGCCAAAGTCTTCATCGTGTCGCCCAAAGATGGCGCCACCGTGGATAAAACCTTCACCGTCAAATTCGGCATGGAAGGCCTGAAACTGGCCCCGGCCACCGAACAAGCACCCGGTACCGGCCACCACCATCTGCTGGTCGATCAGAAAGAACTGCCTGACGCCAGCCTGCCGATCCCGGCCACCGACACCGTGATCCACTACGGCAAGGCCCAGACCGAAACCGAACTGACCCTCACCCCCGGCAAGCACACCTTGCAGTTGGTGGCCGGCGACAAACTGCACATGCAGTTCAACCCGACTGTAGCCTCGAAAGTCATCACGGTTAACGTCAAGTAA